From Pseudomonas hefeiensis, one genomic window encodes:
- a CDS encoding ATP-dependent helicase HrpA, with amino-acid sequence MSFGGLSLAASTAAMQQMDATSAAMTTMKSQFDQKKLVADTMNAIAAGSMDTATKAITAMGEASKNIRF; translated from the coding sequence ATGAGTTTTGGTGGACTTTCACTCGCGGCTTCCACGGCTGCCATGCAGCAGATGGACGCTACCTCAGCTGCGATGACAACCATGAAATCCCAATTTGACCAGAAGAAACTGGTTGCCGACACCATGAACGCAATCGCGGCAGGGTCGATGGACACCGCAACCAAAGCCATCACCGCCATGGGGGAGGCCTCGAAAAACATACGATTCTGA
- a CDS encoding alpha/beta hydrolase, which translates to MPVSFDPDHLRASLQPLAQWQPLSAQALAYQRFYGLDFPHHTLRKGLGRFEIDGYELVGQVWWPEKAGATLFLFHGYYDHMGLYRHLIEWALEQKFAVIACDLPGHGLSSGERASIGDFDEYQATLQGLLAEAGTLELPKPWHLCGQSTGGAIVVDHVLNQGEHSPAQGQVILLSPLVRPRAWGWSRLSYYLLKPFVSGIARRFSENSTDPQFLPFLQADPLQPLRLPTAWVGALGQWIKRIEAAPSSPRQPLIVQGQADMTVDWAHNLQVLRSKFDRPQVLMLPEGRHHLANEALAMRQEMFGFLTKRMSRVRR; encoded by the coding sequence ATGCCCGTCAGTTTCGACCCCGATCACCTGCGTGCCAGCCTGCAACCTTTGGCTCAGTGGCAGCCGCTGTCTGCGCAGGCGCTGGCTTATCAGCGGTTCTACGGCCTGGATTTTCCCCACCACACGTTGCGCAAGGGGCTGGGGCGTTTCGAGATAGACGGATATGAGCTGGTGGGTCAGGTCTGGTGGCCGGAGAAAGCTGGGGCGACGCTGTTTCTGTTCCACGGTTATTACGACCATATGGGGCTGTACCGGCACTTGATCGAGTGGGCGCTGGAGCAGAAATTTGCCGTGATCGCCTGCGACCTCCCGGGTCACGGCCTGTCCAGTGGCGAGCGCGCCAGCATCGGTGATTTCGACGAGTACCAGGCCACGTTGCAAGGCCTGCTGGCCGAGGCCGGGACACTGGAGCTGCCCAAACCCTGGCATCTATGCGGACAAAGTACAGGTGGCGCGATCGTGGTTGATCACGTGCTCAATCAGGGCGAACACAGCCCGGCCCAAGGTCAGGTGATACTGCTGTCGCCCTTGGTGCGGCCTCGGGCCTGGGGCTGGTCACGCCTGAGTTACTACTTGCTTAAACCCTTTGTAAGCGGCATCGCCCGGCGTTTCAGCGAGAACTCCACCGACCCGCAGTTCCTGCCATTCCTGCAAGCCGACCCGCTGCAACCGCTGCGCCTGCCCACCGCGTGGGTGGGCGCGTTGGGGCAATGGATCAAGCGTATCGAAGCCGCCCCGAGCAGCCCGCGCCAGCCATTGATCGTGCAGGGCCAGGCGGACATGACGGTGGATTGGGCGCATAACCTGCAAGTGTTGCGCAGCAAGTTCGATCGACCCCAGGTGCTGATGTTGCCCGAAGGCCGGCATCACCTGGCGAATGAAGCACTGGCGATGCGTCAGGAGATGTTTGGGTTTCTGACGAAACGGATGAGCCGGGTTCGGCGCTGA
- a CDS encoding DUF2868 domain-containing protein gives MTELHDLWLTETVRLREEHAGPLEDQEANRLARAAGGDLSSRIRHRARWLAERDGLSQALHHWLQGARLALIIMAVLAIISGAGLGFAALGDGQTPVNVFWALGSLLALNLILLIGWALGLIFAGEQGAALGRLWLWLSEKLARDAKAAQLAPALLLLLQRHKLNRWALGALVNGLWLLAMLSALVIVLMLMATRRYGFVWETTILGGETFVVMTQALGALPALFGLSGPTEEMIRASGDAALNIESARQAWAAWLVGVTLVYGVLPRLCLALLCLWRWRRGRATLRLDLNLPGYAQLRERLMPSSERLGINDAAPAQLHQIESNVGTLESDGALLVAIELDDRPWPPKLPGTVKNAGVLDSRESRHKLLEQLSRFPPARLAIACDPRRSPDRGSLALIAELARSASATRIWLLQAPPGQALDAERLGDWHNALQQLQLPFADCAPLNWLETGHD, from the coding sequence CTGACAGAACTGCACGACCTCTGGTTGACCGAGACGGTACGCTTGCGTGAAGAACACGCCGGCCCGCTCGAGGACCAGGAAGCCAATCGCCTGGCCCGCGCGGCGGGTGGCGACTTATCCAGCCGTATCCGCCACCGCGCCCGCTGGCTGGCCGAGCGCGACGGCCTCAGCCAGGCCCTGCATCACTGGCTGCAAGGGGCGCGCCTGGCGCTGATCATAATGGCTGTACTCGCCATCATCAGTGGCGCCGGCCTGGGGTTTGCCGCACTCGGCGACGGACAAACGCCGGTCAATGTGTTCTGGGCCCTGGGCAGTCTGTTGGCGTTGAACCTGATCTTGCTTATTGGCTGGGCCCTGGGCCTGATCTTTGCAGGTGAGCAAGGTGCCGCGTTGGGGCGCTTGTGGTTGTGGCTCAGCGAAAAACTCGCCCGCGATGCCAAGGCTGCGCAACTGGCGCCAGCCCTGCTGCTGTTATTGCAACGGCACAAGCTCAATCGCTGGGCGCTCGGTGCGTTGGTCAATGGTTTGTGGTTGCTGGCGATGCTCAGCGCGCTGGTCATCGTACTGATGCTGATGGCCACCCGGCGCTACGGTTTTGTATGGGAAACCACCATTCTCGGCGGCGAGACTTTCGTCGTCATGACCCAGGCCCTCGGCGCGCTGCCCGCCCTGTTCGGTTTGAGCGGGCCAACCGAAGAGATGATTCGCGCCAGTGGCGACGCCGCGCTGAATATCGAAAGCGCCCGCCAGGCCTGGGCCGCCTGGCTGGTGGGCGTGACGCTGGTCTACGGCGTGTTGCCGCGCCTGTGCCTGGCGCTGTTGTGCCTGTGGCGCTGGCGTCGCGGCCGCGCCACGCTGCGCCTGGACTTGAACCTGCCAGGCTATGCCCAACTGCGGGAACGGCTGATGCCCAGCAGCGAGCGCCTGGGCATCAACGATGCCGCTCCCGCGCAATTGCATCAAATTGAAAGTAACGTCGGCACGCTGGAAAGCGACGGTGCACTGCTAGTGGCGATCGAACTGGACGACCGGCCTTGGCCACCGAAACTGCCAGGCACGGTGAAAAACGCCGGCGTGCTCGACAGCCGTGAATCCCGCCACAAACTCCTCGAACAACTGTCGCGCTTTCCTCCCGCGCGACTGGCGATTGCCTGCGACCCGCGACGTTCACCGGATCGTGGCAGCCTGGCATTGATCGCCGAGCTGGCCCGCAGCGCCAGCGCGACCCGCATCTGGCTGCTGCAGGCCCCGCCCGGGCAAGCGCTGGACGCCGAACGCCTGGGCGACTGGCATAACGCGCTCCAACAGCTGCAATTGCCCTTCGCTGACTGCGCGCCTTTGAACTGGCTGGAGACCGGCCATGACTGA
- the sctI gene encoding type III secretion system inner rod subunit SctI: protein MDIHAIDPSNLASTSAKASAKPQASAETSDVSWFNAQMREKAPAPDSENNVAARIIDSLSNRSGELQRLGDRANRDMLKAVRTADPQDMLQSNRSLSSFHLESLMTAKIVSKGSQAIEKLTNLQ, encoded by the coding sequence ATGGATATACACGCCATCGACCCCAGCAACCTCGCCTCCACTTCCGCCAAGGCGAGCGCCAAGCCACAGGCGAGCGCCGAAACCAGCGATGTCAGTTGGTTCAACGCACAAATGCGCGAAAAAGCCCCGGCCCCGGACAGCGAGAACAATGTCGCGGCACGCATCATTGACTCGTTGTCGAACCGCTCCGGCGAACTCCAGCGCCTGGGTGATCGCGCCAACCGGGACATGCTCAAGGCCGTCCGCACCGCCGACCCACAGGATATGTTGCAGTCGAACCGGTCGCTGTCGTCCTTCCACCTGGAAAGCCTGATGACCGCAAAAATAGTCAGCAAAGGCTCTCAGGCGATCGAGAAGCTCACCAATCTTCAGTAA
- a CDS encoding GTPase/DUF3482 domain-containing protein, producing MTEPNKPLKLAVVGHTNVGKTSLLRTLTRDVGFGEVSHRPSTTRHVEGARLSVDGEALLELYDTPGLEDAIALLDYLERLERPGERLDGPARLARFLDGSEARQRFEQEAKVLRQLLASDAGLYVIDAREPVLAKYRDELQVLASCGKPLLPVLNFVSSASHREPDWREALARLGLHALVRFDSVAPPEDGERRLYESLALLLESARGQLERLVADQQAQRLARQHSAKRLIAELLIDCAACRRSVASDAELERQAINELRNAVRQREQRCVEALLKLYAFRPQDAAASDLPLLDGRWGDDLFNPDTLKQLGVRVGGGIAAGAAAGAGVDLLVGGLTLGAAALAGAIAGGALQTARSYGNRLMGKLKGQRELTVDDSVLRLVALRQRQLLQALNQRGHAAMDSIHIATPQDKTWREGKLPEALNKARAYPQWSSLNPQARLSQSERQEQIEQLAEQL from the coding sequence ATGACTGAACCCAATAAGCCGCTGAAACTGGCCGTGGTCGGCCACACCAATGTGGGCAAAACCTCCTTGCTGCGCACACTGACCCGGGACGTCGGCTTCGGCGAAGTTTCCCACCGCCCGAGCACGACCCGACACGTCGAGGGCGCACGCCTGTCGGTGGATGGCGAAGCGCTGCTGGAGCTGTACGACACGCCGGGCCTGGAAGACGCCATCGCCCTGCTCGATTATCTCGAGCGCCTGGAGCGTCCTGGTGAACGCCTGGACGGGCCGGCACGCCTGGCGCGGTTCCTGGACGGTAGCGAGGCACGGCAACGTTTCGAACAGGAGGCCAAAGTGCTGCGGCAATTGCTCGCCAGCGATGCCGGGCTCTATGTGATCGATGCACGGGAGCCAGTGCTGGCCAAGTACCGTGATGAGCTTCAGGTGCTCGCCAGTTGCGGCAAACCGCTGCTGCCAGTGTTGAATTTCGTCAGCAGCGCCAGCCACCGCGAGCCCGACTGGCGCGAAGCCCTGGCACGATTGGGGCTGCACGCCCTGGTGCGCTTCGACAGCGTCGCCCCGCCCGAGGATGGCGAGCGGCGCCTGTATGAAAGCCTTGCGCTGTTGTTGGAAAGCGCCCGTGGACAATTGGAACGACTGGTCGCTGATCAACAGGCCCAACGCCTGGCTCGCCAGCACAGCGCGAAGCGCTTGATCGCCGAACTGCTGATCGATTGCGCCGCTTGCCGACGCAGCGTAGCCAGCGATGCCGAGCTGGAACGCCAGGCCATCAACGAGCTGCGCAACGCGGTACGTCAGCGGGAACAACGCTGCGTCGAAGCCTTGCTCAAGCTCTACGCCTTCCGCCCCCAGGACGCCGCCGCCAGCGATTTGCCTCTACTCGACGGCCGCTGGGGCGACGACCTGTTCAATCCCGACACCCTCAAACAGTTGGGCGTGCGTGTCGGTGGCGGGATCGCGGCGGGCGCGGCGGCCGGTGCCGGCGTGGACTTGCTGGTGGGCGGTCTGACCCTCGGCGCCGCCGCCCTGGCCGGAGCCATTGCCGGCGGCGCCCTGCAAACCGCCCGCAGCTACGGCAATCGGTTGATGGGCAAGCTCAAGGGCCAACGGGAGCTGACAGTGGACGACAGCGTGCTGCGCCTGGTAGCCCTGCGCCAACGGCAACTGCTACAAGCCCTCAACCAGCGCGGCCATGCGGCAATGGACAGCATCCACATCGCCACACCCCAGGACAAAACCTGGCGCGAGGGCAAATTGCCCGAGGCGCTAAACAAGGCCAGGGCGTATCCGCAATGGTCGTCGCTTAATCCGCAGGCGCGCTTGAGCCAATCGGAACGCCAGGAACAGATCGAGCAGTTGGCCGAGCAGCTCTAG
- a CDS encoding DUF6436 domain-containing protein, producing MRPSHRTTLLASLLALGCAAVLWIAYDWFQGRFVRAFSEHTAVFSGDPLRLPNDLAGPGPIRLVHFWDPACPCNVGNQQHLSELVEKYVPQGVEFYAVQKTGSQGQLPTTLSSLKPLAVLPGSSQIPASPAVAIWDRSGKLAYFGPYSEGLTCNSSNSFIEPILEALSVGREVNATHTLAVGCYCPWSVSN from the coding sequence ATGCGCCCGTCCCACCGCACGACCTTGCTTGCCAGCCTGCTTGCCCTCGGGTGCGCCGCCGTGTTGTGGATCGCCTACGACTGGTTCCAGGGACGCTTTGTGCGAGCGTTCAGCGAACACACGGCGGTATTTTCCGGCGACCCTTTGCGCCTGCCCAACGACCTGGCCGGCCCTGGCCCGATCCGCCTAGTGCATTTCTGGGATCCAGCCTGCCCGTGCAACGTTGGCAATCAACAGCACCTTTCCGAGCTGGTGGAGAAATACGTACCGCAAGGCGTCGAGTTTTATGCAGTGCAAAAAACCGGCAGCCAGGGTCAATTGCCGACCACGCTGAGCAGCCTCAAGCCTCTTGCGGTGCTCCCCGGCTCAAGCCAGATTCCTGCCAGCCCGGCCGTGGCGATCTGGGATCGCAGCGGCAAACTGGCGTACTTCGGCCCCTACAGCGAAGGCCTGACCTGCAACTCGAGCAACAGCTTCATCGAGCCGATTCTCGAGGCTTTGAGTGTCGGCCGGGAAGTTAATGCGACTCACACGTTGGCGGTGGGCTGCTATTGCCCATGGTCGGTTTCAAACTGA
- a CDS encoding DUF2059 domain-containing protein codes for MRRLLFSLLMFCALPAWADSYDQLYKVAGWPEQRAHFNDALSAAQQRYQSSLPPAVFQALVNNSNQRFAPQAMDQRAEAQLRKNLTDPSPALSFFQSPLGRKVVAAELLATRRDQLAKNAKGLPKMQVSDNRLLIIGHLAQSLPAREAGAEVSLAIAGVAADSLSSMIPGLLGAGQAQGMLNGQRQRLMEQIGTDLNNTLLYVYRDLTDTELEEFATFAESAEGQAYYQAALAAIRAGLAVGQSASSLQ; via the coding sequence ATGCGCCGTTTGCTTTTCTCATTGTTGATGTTCTGTGCGTTGCCCGCCTGGGCAGACAGCTACGACCAGTTGTACAAGGTCGCCGGCTGGCCGGAACAACGGGCGCATTTCAATGATGCCTTGAGCGCCGCGCAGCAGCGTTACCAGAGCAGCCTGCCACCGGCAGTGTTCCAGGCACTGGTGAACAACAGCAATCAACGCTTCGCCCCCCAGGCCATGGACCAACGGGCCGAGGCGCAATTGCGCAAGAACCTCACCGACCCATCCCCGGCCCTGAGCTTTTTTCAGTCGCCCCTGGGCCGCAAAGTCGTGGCAGCCGAGTTGCTGGCGACCCGTCGCGATCAATTGGCGAAGAACGCCAAGGGCCTGCCGAAGATGCAAGTCAGCGACAACCGCCTGTTGATCATCGGCCACCTGGCCCAGTCCCTGCCCGCCCGCGAGGCCGGCGCCGAAGTCAGCCTGGCGATTGCCGGCGTGGCGGCGGACAGCCTGAGTTCGATGATCCCCGGCCTTCTGGGTGCCGGCCAGGCCCAGGGCATGCTGAACGGTCAGCGCCAGCGTCTGATGGAACAGATCGGCACAGACTTAAACAACACACTGCTGTACGTCTACCGCGACCTGACGGATACCGAACTGGAAGAGTTCGCCACCTTTGCCGAGTCGGCTGAGGGCCAGGCCTATTATCAAGCGGCCTTGGCAGCGATTCGCGCGGGGTTGGCGGTGGGGCAGAGTGCTTCGAGTCTTCAATGA
- a CDS encoding sigma 54-interacting transcriptional regulator: protein MQKLLCAALSNPYKEDAPNLEAFIQCVAPLMIDVLLRGETGTGKDTLAEKIHRMSGCSGKFVAINCAAIPETLAESQLFGANTGAFTGASQNRAGFVEAAHNGTLYLDEIDSMPLGLQAKLLRVLESRTVQRLGSTQNIPVNMRVIASAQCPLGEMVERGEFRRDLYFRLNIISLKLPPLRSRKERIVPLFQSLVRREAQTLDQPYVVPSPALLRQLLGYAWPGNIRELQSAAKRYVLGLPALPRAEQLEHSSSTLKLKEHLQQFEKILIEDCMRRHHHCIDKVIAELGIARRTLYYRMKCLQISTS, encoded by the coding sequence ATGCAAAAGCTGCTATGCGCTGCACTTTCCAATCCCTATAAAGAGGATGCCCCCAACCTCGAGGCGTTTATCCAGTGTGTCGCCCCGCTCATGATCGACGTGCTGCTGCGCGGCGAGACGGGCACCGGTAAAGACACGCTGGCAGAAAAGATCCATCGCATGTCCGGTTGCTCTGGCAAGTTCGTTGCCATCAACTGCGCTGCCATTCCCGAAACCCTCGCGGAGAGCCAGCTTTTCGGGGCCAACACTGGCGCGTTTACCGGGGCCAGCCAAAATCGCGCGGGGTTCGTCGAAGCCGCACATAACGGCACGCTGTACCTGGACGAAATCGACAGCATGCCGTTGGGCCTGCAAGCCAAGCTGCTGCGAGTCCTGGAATCCAGGACGGTCCAACGGCTGGGCTCGACCCAGAACATCCCGGTGAACATGCGAGTGATCGCCTCCGCCCAGTGCCCGTTGGGAGAAATGGTCGAACGTGGCGAGTTTCGCAGGGACCTTTATTTTCGCCTGAACATCATCAGCCTCAAGCTGCCCCCACTGCGCAGCCGCAAGGAACGCATCGTGCCGCTGTTCCAGTCGCTGGTGCGTCGGGAGGCCCAGACACTTGACCAGCCCTACGTCGTACCGTCGCCAGCGCTGTTGCGCCAACTGCTCGGCTACGCCTGGCCTGGAAACATCCGCGAGCTGCAATCCGCCGCCAAGCGATACGTGCTCGGCTTACCGGCACTGCCCCGCGCCGAGCAACTGGAACACAGCAGTTCGACGCTCAAGTTGAAGGAACACCTGCAGCAGTTCGAAAAAATCCTCATCGAGGACTGCATGCGCCGCCACCATCACTGCATCGACAAGGTCATCGCCGAACTGGGTATCGCCCGGCGCACGCTGTATTACCGAATGAAATGCCTGCAAATATCGACGAGCTGA
- a CDS encoding DUF523 domain-containing protein, with product MEKILVSRCLLGHRVRYDGGASGPFDQLQHWLDEGRVVPLCPEVAGGLPTPRAAAEIPGGQGAQVLDGQSTVITTEGDDVSEQFLSGAYQALERVREHAIRIAVLKANSPSCGNLLTYDGTFSGVKVSGEGVTAALLKRHGVKVFSELELPEAAAALSALTDE from the coding sequence ATGGAAAAGATCCTCGTCAGTCGCTGCCTGCTCGGACATCGCGTGCGCTACGACGGCGGAGCCAGCGGTCCGTTCGATCAGCTTCAACACTGGCTCGATGAAGGTCGGGTCGTGCCGCTGTGCCCGGAAGTCGCCGGCGGCTTGCCCACGCCTCGGGCGGCGGCGGAAATTCCCGGGGGGCAAGGCGCGCAGGTACTCGACGGCCAGTCGACGGTGATCACCACCGAGGGTGACGATGTCAGTGAACAGTTTCTGTCCGGCGCGTATCAAGCGCTGGAACGGGTGCGCGAACACGCTATCCGTATCGCCGTGCTCAAGGCCAACAGCCCGTCGTGCGGCAATCTGTTGACCTACGACGGGACGTTCAGCGGTGTGAAGGTCAGCGGCGAAGGCGTGACGGCGGCGTTGCTCAAGCGGCATGGAGTGAAGGTGTTCAGTGAGCTGGAGTTGCCTGAAGCCGCGGCGGCGCTCAGCGCATTGACCGACGAATAA
- a CDS encoding 2OG-Fe(II) oxygenase has product MRAMQIPSDHPLLLRIVDDLAERGWSQQNIFLPDALTRALAAECRQRAAEGELAPAAVGRGPFSEVREGIRGDRIQWIEPGQAQACDRYLGLMDSLREAINRGLFLGLEDFESHFALYPPGAFYLKHVDRFRDDDRRIVSAVLYLNDAWLPAHGGQLRMYLDDGVEHDVVPTGGCLVVFLSGDIPHEVLPAARDRLSLTGWFRRRGTELF; this is encoded by the coding sequence ATGCGCGCCATGCAAATACCTTCTGATCACCCACTGCTGTTGCGTATCGTCGACGACCTGGCCGAGCGCGGCTGGTCGCAGCAGAATATTTTCCTGCCGGATGCGCTGACCCGTGCGCTGGCAGCCGAATGTCGCCAGCGCGCCGCCGAAGGCGAACTCGCCCCGGCCGCGGTCGGGCGCGGGCCGTTTTCGGAGGTTCGTGAAGGGATTCGGGGTGATCGTATCCAATGGATCGAGCCCGGCCAGGCACAGGCGTGCGACCGTTACCTGGGCTTGATGGACAGCCTGCGGGAGGCGATCAATCGCGGGTTGTTCCTGGGGCTGGAGGATTTTGAAAGCCACTTCGCGCTGTACCCTCCCGGCGCCTTCTACCTCAAGCACGTCGACCGTTTCCGCGATGACGATCGACGCATAGTGTCAGCGGTGCTTTACCTCAATGACGCCTGGCTGCCGGCGCATGGCGGCCAGTTACGCATGTACCTGGACGATGGCGTGGAGCACGACGTGGTGCCCACCGGCGGTTGTCTGGTGGTGTTCCTGTCGGGGGACATACCCCATGAAGTCCTGCCGGCCGCGCGGGATCGCCTGTCCTTGACCGGCTGGTTCCGGCGCCGTGGCACTGAGCTGTTCTGA
- a CDS encoding dihydrofolate reductase: MKKTLPLSLIAALGENRVIGVDNSMPWHLPGDFKYFKATTLGKPIIMGRKTWDSLGRPLPGRLNIVVSRQPDLVLEGAEVFSTLEAAVERAESWALQQGVDELMLIGGAQLYTQALDQADRLYLTRVALSPDGDAWFPEFDSSQWELVSNQPNPAEEDKPAYSFEVWEKL, translated from the coding sequence ATGAAAAAAACACTCCCTTTAAGCCTGATCGCAGCCCTCGGTGAAAACCGTGTGATCGGCGTCGACAACAGCATGCCCTGGCACTTGCCGGGGGACTTTAAATACTTCAAGGCCACCACCTTGGGCAAGCCGATCATCATGGGTCGCAAGACCTGGGACTCTCTGGGACGGCCGCTGCCGGGGCGCTTGAATATCGTCGTCAGTCGTCAGCCGGACCTCGTGCTGGAGGGCGCGGAAGTCTTTTCCACGCTGGAGGCAGCGGTGGAACGGGCCGAGTCGTGGGCGTTGCAGCAGGGTGTCGACGAACTGATGTTGATTGGTGGCGCCCAGCTATACACCCAGGCCCTGGATCAGGCGGATCGCTTGTACCTGACCCGCGTGGCGCTGAGCCCGGATGGCGATGCCTGGTTCCCGGAGTTCGATTCGAGCCAGTGGGAATTGGTTTCGAACCAGCCGAACCCGGCCGAGGAAGATAAGCCGGCCTACAGCTTTGAGGTGTGGGAAAAGCTGTAA
- a CDS encoding type III secretion protein codes for MHIDLPDSLHAQRDLPHDEPTRRPAPTPPGLTNVVAEHLARHGAGDRLRESLVQWGDEQRSAGGQSRFGWPNPQGRLAAETDDPLRLVLEDILEEINGGTGSNLDVDIDDAYSNEDLFNDLAQMLAHRRQPIGDNDVDSQSDFGSANNPFCGALFGAWEMGGDHATRRSRHDASLSLLLKIIAVLGRRKLMTLLDIDDGDGQARYEPDDQDLLFEIAAFMDQHPARYPPPALPDAERWTWTERIARGTALDAHEARLFQLALEELDFALARLAGQQPPPRQRARRGREEIEFHLSVTGSARNVLRLMYA; via the coding sequence ATGCACATCGACTTGCCAGACAGCCTTCATGCCCAGAGAGACCTGCCCCACGACGAGCCCACGCGGCGCCCCGCTCCAACTCCGCCTGGCCTGACGAACGTGGTCGCCGAGCACCTGGCGCGGCATGGGGCCGGCGACCGGTTGCGGGAGTCGCTCGTCCAGTGGGGCGACGAACAGCGTTCGGCGGGCGGACAGTCCCGGTTCGGCTGGCCGAACCCCCAGGGCAGATTGGCCGCAGAGACCGACGACCCTTTGCGCCTGGTACTGGAAGACATCCTGGAAGAGATCAACGGTGGTACCGGCTCCAATCTCGACGTCGACATCGATGATGCCTATTCCAATGAAGACCTGTTCAACGATTTGGCACAGATGCTCGCCCATCGCCGGCAGCCCATCGGTGACAACGATGTCGACAGCCAAAGTGATTTCGGGAGTGCCAACAACCCCTTCTGTGGCGCGCTGTTCGGCGCCTGGGAGATGGGGGGCGATCACGCCACCCGGCGCAGTCGTCATGACGCGAGCCTGTCGCTGCTGCTCAAGATCATCGCGGTCCTGGGCCGAAGGAAACTGATGACGCTGCTGGACATTGACGACGGTGACGGCCAGGCGCGGTATGAACCAGACGACCAGGACCTGTTGTTCGAGATTGCCGCCTTCATGGACCAGCACCCGGCGCGCTATCCCCCACCGGCGCTCCCCGACGCAGAACGGTGGACATGGACTGAACGCATTGCCCGCGGCACAGCGCTGGATGCTCACGAAGCTCGGTTGTTCCAGCTTGCCCTGGAAGAACTGGACTTCGCCCTCGCCCGCTTGGCCGGCCAGCAGCCCCCACCGCGCCAGCGCGCCCGGCGCGGCCGGGAAGAAATCGAGTTTCACTTGAGCGTCACCGGTAGCGCTCGCAACGTCTTGAGGCTGATGTACGCCTGA
- a CDS encoding L-cystine transporter, with protein sequence MSLPLILNLLVFLALLFALAQTRHSTWSLAKKVLLALVLGVVFGIVLHTIYGAGNPVLKASISWFDLVGNGYVQLLQMIVIPLVFASILSAVARLHNASSLGKISFLTIGTLLFTTAIAALIGIGLTNLFGLTAEGLVAGTQEIARLQVIQSDYAGKVADLNIPQLLLSFVPQNPFADLARAKPTSIISVVIFAAFLGVAALQLLKDDVEKGQKVVNAIDTLQSWVTRLVRLVMKLTPYGVLALMTKVVAGSNVQDIIKLGSFVVVSYLGLGLMFVVHGLLVSAAGINPLRFFRKIWPVLTFAFTSRSSAATIPLSIEAQTSRLGIPRAIASFSASFGATIGQNGCAGLYPAMLAVMVAPTVGINPLDPVWLATLVAIVTLSSAGVAGVGGGATFAALIVLPAMGLPVSLVALLISVEPLIDMGRTALNVSGSITAGAITSQVMQQTDKALLDAEEHGELVQA encoded by the coding sequence ATGAGTCTGCCGCTGATCCTCAATCTGCTGGTGTTCCTCGCCTTGCTGTTCGCTCTGGCGCAAACCCGTCACAGCACCTGGAGCCTGGCCAAAAAAGTGCTGCTGGCACTGGTGTTGGGCGTGGTGTTCGGCATCGTCCTGCACACGATTTACGGCGCCGGCAACCCGGTGTTAAAAGCCTCGATCAGCTGGTTTGACCTGGTGGGCAACGGCTACGTGCAGTTGCTGCAAATGATCGTGATCCCGCTGGTCTTCGCCTCAATTCTCAGCGCCGTGGCGCGCCTGCATAACGCCTCATCCCTGGGCAAGATCAGCTTCCTGACCATCGGCACGCTGCTGTTCACCACCGCCATCGCCGCCCTTATCGGCATCGGCCTGACCAACCTGTTCGGTCTCACCGCCGAAGGCCTGGTGGCCGGCACCCAGGAAATCGCCCGCCTGCAGGTGATCCAGAGCGACTATGCCGGCAAGGTCGCTGACCTGAATATCCCGCAATTGCTGCTCTCGTTCGTTCCGCAGAATCCCTTTGCCGACCTGGCCCGGGCCAAGCCGACCTCGATCATCAGCGTGGTGATATTCGCGGCTTTCCTGGGTGTCGCGGCGCTGCAATTGCTCAAGGATGACGTGGAAAAAGGTCAGAAAGTGGTCAACGCCATCGACACCCTGCAAAGCTGGGTGACACGTCTGGTGCGGCTGGTGATGAAACTGACCCCGTACGGCGTACTGGCGCTGATGACCAAAGTGGTGGCCGGTTCCAACGTGCAGGACATCATCAAGCTCGGCAGTTTCGTGGTGGTGTCGTACCTGGGGCTGGGTCTGATGTTCGTGGTTCACGGCCTGCTGGTGTCCGCCGCTGGAATCAACCCGCTGCGCTTCTTCCGCAAGATATGGCCGGTCCTGACCTTCGCCTTCACCAGTCGCTCCAGCGCCGCGACCATCCCGCTGAGTATCGAAGCCCAGACCAGCCGCCTCGGCATTCCACGGGCCATTGCCAGCTTCAGCGCGTCGTTCGGCGCCACCATCGGCCAGAACGGCTGCGCCGGCCTCTACCCGGCCATGTTGGCGGTGATGGTCGCACCGACCGTGGGCATCAACCCGCTGGATCCGGTGTGGCTCGCGACGCTGGTAGCGATTGTGACCTTGAGCTCGGCCGGGGTGGCCGGTGTTGGTGGCGGCGCAACATTTGCCGCGTTGATCGTGCTGCCGGCCATGGGCTTGCCGGTTTCCCTGGTGGCGCTGCTGATTTCCGTCGAGCCGCTGATCGACATGGGCCGCACGGCGTTGAACGTCAGCGGCTCGATCACCGCCGGGGCGATCACCAGCCAGGTGATGCAGCAGACCGACAAGGCGTTACTGGATGCCGAGGAGCATGGGGAGTTGGTGCAGGCTTGA